One stretch of Oncorhynchus tshawytscha isolate Ot180627B linkage group LG19, Otsh_v2.0, whole genome shotgun sequence DNA includes these proteins:
- the LOC121840038 gene encoding LOW QUALITY PROTEIN: mucin-2-like (The sequence of the model RefSeq protein was modified relative to this genomic sequence to represent the inferred CDS: deleted 2 bases in 1 codon), which yields TTTTTESQTTTTTTTTPTSKPTTTPIATTSTSTSKPTTTPTTPTTTTPTTKPNTTPTKYPTTTPTTSTTTTPTPPTTTPTTKPTTTSTSTTTTSTTKHTTTPTSKPITIQTTTTATSTTKPTTTPTAPTTTPTSKPTTTSTTSTTTTKPTNTPATTSATSTTIPTTTPTSKPTTTPTTTITPTPTPTPTTTITLTTTPSTTPTTTPTSPTPTSPTTTPHCLTKTVCEWSDWISKYYPSVGPEGGDFETIENIRKSGIDICSQPKEVECRAKDNIHVPLAELGQNVECNPSVGLICRNKDQGIPPICYNYEIRVRCCVDVCSNETPTTSERHTTTIITSTTTPTTRTTTESQTTTERPTTTTESPTTTSKSTTQSITTIVTEEVTTGPESTTPTTTTTTTTTTESPSTTTTSKTATYSTTTETTEEITTGPESTTPTTTTTPTTTTTTTTEIPSTTTTTKKTTYSPTGETTEEITTGPESTTPTTTTTPTTTTTTTTEIPSTTTTTKTTTYSPTGETTEEITTGPESTTPTTSTTTTTTTTESPSTTVTSKTTTYSTTSETTEEVTTGPESTPTITPTTTPTITPTTIPTITPTTTPTITPTSTTTESPTTTTESPTTTTTPTIPSTTTKVTEEVTTGPESNTTPTSKPTTTPSTTATTSTTPTTISSTTKPTTTPTTTTATTPTTKPTTTPTTTPTTTPTSKPSTTPTTTATTSTTTTTATSTTKPSTTPTTTTTTTPTSKPATTPIATTSTSTSKPTTTPTTPTTTTPTTKPNTTPTKYPTTTPTTSTTTTPTSKPITIQTTTTATSTTKPTTTPTAPTTTPTSKPTTTSTTSTTTTKPTNTPATTSAILTTIPTTIPTSKPTTTPTTTTTTLTTKPTTNPTTTANTSTTKPATTQPNTTASSTTKPTITPTTATTTTPTSTSTTSTTKPTSNPTSTTTTPTSKPTTTPTSTTTTPTTKPTTSPTTTPTTTPTTATTTPTSKPTTTPTSKPTTTLTTKPTTTTATSTTSLTSNPTTKPTTTPTTITTTSTTKPTTTPTSTTTTSTTKPTTTPTSNYHYATSTTKPTTTPPTTTTKPTTTPTSKPTTTPTTTTTPTSKPTTTPSTTATTSTTPTTISSTTKPTSTPTTTTATTPTTKPTTTPTTTPTTTPTSKPSITPTTTATTSTTTTTATSTTKPSTTPTTPTTTTPTTKPTTTPIATTSTSTSKPTTTPTTPTTTTPTTKPNNTPTKYPTTTPTTSTTTTPKPPTTTPTTKPTTTPTSKPTTTPTSTTTTSTSKPTTSPTTTPTTTPTTAPTTTLTTKPTATTLLQQ from the exons acaacaacaacaacagaaagtcaaacaacaacaactactacaactaccccaacatcaaaacctaccactaccccaataGCAACTACATCTACTTCAACAtctaaacctaccactaccccaacaaccCCTACTACAACTACCCCTACAACTAAACCTAACACTACCCCAACAAAAtatcctaccactaccccaacaacatctactaccactaccccaacaccaCCTACAACTACTCCAACAACAAAACCTACCACTACctcaacatctactacaactacttcaacaactaaacataccactaccccaacatcaaaacctatCACTATCCAAACAACAACTACAGctacttcaacaactaaacctaccactaccccaacagctcctaccactaccccaacatcaaaacctaccactacctcaacaacatctactacaacaacaaaaccTACCAATACCCCAGCAACTACTTCAGCTACTTCAACAACAattcctaccactaccccaacatcaaaacctaccactaccccaaccaCAACCataacccctacccctacccctacccccacAACAACCATTACTCTGACAACAACCCCTTCCACTACGCCCACAACAACCCCGACTTCTCCAACACCCACTTCACCCACTACTACTCCACACTGCCTGACCAAGACAGTCTGTGAATGGTCAGACTGGATTAGCAAATACTATCCCTCTGTTGGACCAGAAGGAGGAGATTTTGAAACCATAGAAAATATAAGGAAATCTGGTATTGATATTTGTAGCCAACCTAAGGAAGTAGAATGCAGAGCCAAAGACAACATCCATGTTCCTTTGGCCGAACTAGGTCAAAATGTTGAATGCAATCCCTCAGTTGGACTGATATGCCGCAACAAGGATCAAGGCATCCCACCAATATGCTACAACTACGAGATCAGAGTCAGATGTTGTGTTGATGTTTGTAGCAATGAGACACCTACCACCTCAGAAAGGCACACAACTACCATTATAACATCAACAACTACCCcaacaacaagaacaacaacaGAAAGTCAAACAACAACAGAACGTccgacaacaacaacagaaagtcCAACAACCACATCTAAGTCAACAACTCAATCCATAACAACAATAGTAACAGAGGAAGTTACAACTGGTCCAGAATCAACAACACctaccaccacaacaacaacaacaaccaccacagaaaGTCCATCAACCACAACAACATCTAAGACAGCAACATATTCCACAACAACTGAAACAACAGAGGAAATTACAACTGGTCCAGAATCAAcaactcccacaacaaccactacaccaacaacaacaacaacaacaaccacagaaaTCCcatcaaccacaacaacaactaagAAAACAACATATTCTCCAACAGGTGAAACAACAGAGGAAATTACGACTGGTCCTGAATCAAcaactcccacaacaaccactacaccaacaacaacaacaacaaccaccacagaaatcccatcaaccacaacaacaactaagacaacaacatattcTCCAACAGGTGAAACAACAGAGGAAATTACGACTGGTCCTGAATCAACAACAcctactacctctaccacaacaacaacaaccaccacagaaaGTCCATCAACCACAGTAACgtctaagacaacaacatattcCACAACAAGTGAAACAACAGAGGAAGTTACAACTGGTCCAGAAtcaacccctaccattaccccaacgacaacccctaccattaccccaacgacaatccctaccattaccccaacaacaacccctaccattaccccaacatcaacaacaacagaaagtccaacaacaacaacagaaagtcCAACAACCACAACTACGCCAACAATTCCATCTACAACAACAAAAGTAACAGAGGAAGTTACAACTGGTCCAGAATCCAATACaaccccaacatcaaaacctaccactaccccatcAACTACTGCAACGACTTCAACAACACCTACTACAATTTCttcaacaactaaacctaccactaccccaacaacaactaCTGCAACTACCCcaacaactaaacctaccacaaccccaacaacaactcctaccactaccccaacatcaaaaccttcTACTACCCCAACAACTACTGCAACTActtcaacaacaactactacagctACTTCCACAACTAAACCTTccactaccccaacaacaactactacaactaccccaacatcaaaacctgCCACTACCCCAATAGCAACTACATCTACTTCAACAtctaaacctaccactaccccaacaaccCCTACTACAACTACCCCTACAACTAAACCTAATACTACCCCAACAAAAtatcctaccactaccccaacaacatctactaccactaccccaacatcaaaacctatCACTATCCAAACAACAACTACAGctacttcaacaactaaacctaccactaccccaacagctcctaccactaccccaacatcaaaacctaccactacctcaacaacatctactacaacaacaaaaccTACCAATACCCCAGCAACTACTTCAGCTATTTTAACAACAATTCCTACCACTATcccaacatcaaaacctaccactaccccaacaactactacaactaccctAACAACAAAACCTACTACTAACCCAACAACAACTGCAAATACTTCAACAACTAAACCTGCCACTACCCAACCAAACACTACAGCTTCttcaacaactaaacctaccattaccccaacaacagcTACTACCACTACTCCAACATCTACTTCaactacttcaacaactaaacctaccagtaacccaacatctactacaacaaccccaacatcaaaacctaccactaccccaacgtCTACTACAACTACTCCCACAACTAAACCTACCACCTCCCCAACAACaactcctaccactaccccaacaactgcaaccactaccccaacatctaaaccgaccactaccccaacatctaaacctaccactaccctAACAACAAAACCTACAACTACTACAGCTACTTCAACAACATCTCTTACCAGTAACCCAACAACAAAacctaccaccaccccaacaactattacaactacttcaacaacaaaacctaccactaccccaacatctactacaactacttcaacaactaaacctaccactaccccaacatcaaa CTACCACTACGCA acttcaacaactaaacctaccactaccccccCAACAACTACA acaaaacctaccactaccccaacatcaaaacctaccactaccccaacaactactacaaccccaacatcaaaacctaccactaccccatcAACTACTGCAACGACTTCAACAACACCTACTACAATTTCttcaacaactaaacctaccTCTACCCCAACAACAACTACTGCAACTACCCcaacaactaaacctaccacAACCCCAACAACAACTCCTACCACTACTCCAACATCAAAACCTTCTATTACCCCAACAACTACTGCAACTActtcaacaacaactactacagctACTTCCACAACAAAACCTTCCACTACCCCAACAACACCCACTACAACTACCCCAACAACTAAACCTACAACTACCCCAATAGCAACTACATCTACTTCAACAtctaaacctaccactaccccaacaaccCCTACTACAACTACCCCTACAACTAAACCTAACAATACCCCAACAAAAtatcctaccactaccccaacaacatctactaccactaccccaaAACCACCTACAACTACTCCAACAacaaaacctaccactaccccaacatcaaaacctactactaccccaacatctactacaactacttcaacaTCTAAACCTACCACTTCCCCAACAACaactcctaccactaccccaacaacagCTCCTACCACTACCCTAACAACAAAACCTACAGCTACTACACTACTTCAACAA
- the LOC121840039 gene encoding mucin-2-like, translating to TTPTTTPTAFPTTTRTSKPTTTPTSTTNTSTTKPTTTPTTTPTTTPTTKPTTTSTSTTTTSTSKPTTSPTTTPTTTPTTAPTTTPTSIPTTTPTSTTTTSTSKPTTSLTTTPTTTPTTFPTTTPTSTTNTSTTKPTTTPTTTPTTTQTSKPTTTPTSTTTTSTTKSNTTPSTTATTSTTPTTISSTTKPTSTPTTTTATTPTTKPTTTPTTTPTTTPTSKPFTTPTTTATTSTTTTTATSTTKPSTTPTTTTTTTPTSKPTTTPIATTSTSTSKPTTTPTTPTTTTPTTKPNTTPTKYPTTTPTTSTTTTPTPPTTTPTTKPTTTSTSTTTTSTSKPTTSPTTTPTTTPTTFPTTTRTSKPTTTPTSTTNTSTTKPTTTPTSKPTTTQTSTTTTSTTKPTTSPTTTPTTTSTTKSTTTQTSKPTTTPTSTTTTSTTKPTTTPSTTATTSTTPTTISSTTKPTSTPTTTTATTPTTKPTTTPTTTPTTTPTSKPSITPTTTATTSTTTTTATSTTKPSTTPTTPTTTTPTTKPTTTPIATTSTSTSKPTTTPTTPTTTTPTTKPNNTPTKYPTTTPTTSTTTTPTPPTTTPTTKPTTTSASTTTTSTTKHTTTPTSKPTTTPTSTTTTSTSKPTTSPTTTPTTTPTTAPTTTLTTKPTATTATSTTSLTSNPTTKPTTTPTTITTTSTTKPTTTPTSTTTTSTTKPTTTPTSKPTTTPTSTTTTSTTKPTTTPTSKPTTTPTSTTTTSTTKP from the coding sequence acaactcctaccactaccccaacagcATTTCCTACCACTACCCGAACAtcaaaacctaccactaccccaacatctactacaaatacttcaacaactaaacctaccactaccccaacaacaactcctaccactaccccaacaacaaaacctaccactacctcaacatctactacaactacttcaacaTCTAAACCTACCACTTCCCCAACAACaactcctaccactaccccaacaacagctcctaccactaccccaacatcaatacctaccactaccccaacatctactacaactacttcaacaTCTAAACCTACCACTTCCCTAACAACaactcctaccactaccccaacaacatttcctaccactaccccaacatctactacaaatacttcaacaactaaacctaccactaccccaacaacaactcctaccactacccaaacatcaaaacctaccactaccccaacatctactacaactacttcaacaactaaaTCTAACACTACCCCATCAACTACTGCAACGACTTCAACAACACCTACTACAATTTCttcaacaactaaacctaccTCTACCCCAACAACAACTACTGCAACTACCCcaacaactaaacctaccacaaccccaacaacaactcctaccactaccccaacatcaaaaccttTTACTACCCCAACAACTACTGCAACTActtcaacaacaactactacagctACTTCCACAACTAAACCTTccactaccccaacaacaactactacaactaccccaacatcaaaacctacAACTACCCCAATAGCAACTACATCTACTTCAACATCTAAACCTACCACTACTCCAACAACCCCTACTACAACTACCCCTACAACTAAACCTAACACTACCCCAACAAAAtatcctaccactaccccaacaacatctactaccactaccccaacaccaCCTACAACTACTCCAACAACAAAACCTACCACTACctcaacatctactacaactacttcaacaTCTAAACCTACCACTTCCCCAACAACaactcctaccactaccccaacaacatTTCCTACCACTACCCGAACATCAAAACCTACCACTACACCAACATCTACTACAAATACttcaacaactaaacctaccactaccccaacatcaaaacctaccactacccaaacatctactacaactacttcaacaactaaacctaccacttccccaacaacaactcctacaactacttcaacaactaaaTCTACCACTACCCAAACAtcaaaacctaccactaccccaacatctactacaactacttcaacaactaaacctaccactaccccatcAACTACTGCAACGACTTCAACAACACCTACTACAATTTCttcaacaactaaacctaccTCTACCCCAACAACAACTACTGCAACTACCCcaacaactaaacctaccacaaccccaacaacaactcctaccactaccccaacatcaaaaccttcTATTACCCCAACAACTACTGCAACTActtcaacaacaactactacagctACTTCCACAACAAAACCTTCCACTACCCCAACAACACCCACTACAACTACCCCAACAACTAAACCTACAACTACCCCAATAGCAACTACATCTACTTCAACAtctaaacctaccactaccccaacaaccCCTACTACAACTACCCCTACAACTAAACCTAACAATACCCCAACAAAAtatcctaccactaccccaacaacatctactaccactaccccaacaccaCCTACAACTACTCCAACAACAAAACCTACCACTACCTCAGcatctactacaactacttcaacaactaaacataccactaccccaacatcaaaacctactactaccccaacatctactacaactacttcaacaTCTAAACCTACCACTTCCCCAACAACaactcctaccactaccccaacaacagCTCCTACCACTACCCTAACAACAAAACCTACAGCTACTACAGCTACTTCAACAACATCTCTTACCAGTAACCCAACAACAAAacctaccaccaccccaacaactattacaactacttcaacaacaaaacctaccactaccccaacatctactacaactacttcaacaactaaacctaccactaccccaacatcaaaacctaccactaccccaacatctactacaactacttcaacaactaaacctaccactaccccaacatcaaaacctaccactaccccaacatctactacaactacttcaacaactaaacct